The proteins below are encoded in one region of Bacillus vallismortis:
- the atpI gene encoding ATP synthase subunit I yields the protein MDDPKLTFSRQRKYLLCILAVYVLGYGLTAYKTVFLGLILGTVFSLFNFLLLIRRMNAFDRAVEKGKSIRSLGSAARWCNAILAAAVAYKNPEHVHMASTIIGLMTIYPVIMIDSIIQLKRSSMEER from the coding sequence ATGGACGATCCCAAGCTTACATTTAGCAGACAACGAAAATATCTATTATGCATTTTGGCAGTGTATGTACTGGGTTATGGTTTAACAGCGTATAAAACCGTTTTTTTAGGCCTTATTCTGGGAACTGTTTTCAGTTTGTTTAATTTTTTACTGCTCATCAGAAGAATGAACGCTTTTGACAGAGCTGTTGAGAAAGGAAAGTCCATACGATCTTTGGGGAGCGCAGCGCGGTGGTGCAATGCGATTCTTGCAGCAGCTGTCGCCTATAAAAACCCTGAGCATGTTCATATGGCAAGCACAATAATTGGATTAATGACAATATACCCTGTCATTATGATAGATTCTATTATCCAGCTTAAACGTTCATCAATGGAAGAGAGGTGA
- the rpiB gene encoding ribose 5-phosphate isomerase B — translation MKVAIASDHGGVHIRNEIKELMDELQIEYMDMGCDCGNGSVDYPDYAFPVAEKVVSGEVDRGILICGTGIGMSISANKVKGIRCALAHDTFSAKATREHNDTNILAMGERVIGPGLAREVAKIWLTTEFTGGRHQTRIGKISNYEEKNL, via the coding sequence ATGAAAGTAGCCATTGCATCGGATCATGGCGGTGTTCACATTCGAAATGAAATCAAAGAGTTAATGGACGAATTGCAAATTGAATATATGGATATGGGCTGTGACTGCGGCAACGGATCTGTCGATTATCCGGATTATGCTTTTCCGGTGGCCGAAAAAGTGGTTAGCGGCGAAGTTGACAGAGGCATTTTAATTTGCGGGACAGGGATCGGCATGAGCATTTCCGCTAATAAGGTCAAAGGCATTCGTTGCGCGCTGGCGCACGATACATTCAGCGCAAAAGCGACGAGAGAGCATAATGACACAAACATCCTCGCGATGGGTGAACGGGTGATCGGCCCCGGTTTGGCGCGGGAAGTGGCGAAAATCTGGCTGACTACTGAATTTACCGGCGGAAGACATCAAACCCGGATTGGAAAAATCTCGAACTATGAAGAGAAGAACCTATAG
- the glyA gene encoding serine hydroxymethyltransferase — MKHLPAQDAQVFNAIKNERERQQTKIELIASENFVSEAVMEAQGSVLTNKYAEGYPGKRYYGGCEHVDVVEDIARDRAKEIFGAEYVNVQPHSGAQANMAVYFTILEQGDTVLGMNLSHGGHLTHGSPVNFSGVQYNFVEYGVDKETQYIDYDDVREKALAHKPKLIVAGASAYPRTIDFKKFREIADEVGAYFMVDMAHIAGLVAAGLHPNPVPYADFVTTTTHKTLRGPRGGMILCREEFGKKIDKSIFPGIQGGPLMHVIAAKAVSFGEVLQDDFKTYAQNVISNAKRLAEALTKEGVQLVSGGTDNHLILVDLRSLGLTGKVAEHVLDEIGITSNKNAIPYDPEKPFVTSGIRLGTAAVTSRGFDGDALDEVGAIIALALKNHEDEGKLKEASQRVAALTDKFPLYNELDY, encoded by the coding sequence ATGAAACATTTACCTGCGCAAGACGCACAAGTGTTTAACGCCATTAAAAATGAGCGTGAACGCCAACAGACTAAGATCGAATTGATTGCTTCTGAGAACTTTGTAAGTGAAGCGGTTATGGAAGCACAAGGATCTGTTTTGACAAACAAGTACGCTGAAGGATATCCGGGCAAACGCTACTATGGCGGATGTGAGCACGTTGATGTCGTTGAAGATATCGCTCGTGACCGCGCGAAGGAGATCTTTGGAGCGGAGTATGTAAACGTTCAGCCGCATTCAGGCGCACAAGCAAACATGGCAGTATACTTCACGATTTTGGAGCAAGGCGATACTGTACTTGGGATGAACCTCTCCCACGGCGGCCATTTAACACACGGAAGTCCAGTCAACTTCAGCGGTGTTCAATATAACTTTGTTGAGTACGGCGTAGATAAAGAAACTCAATATATTGATTATGATGACGTACGTGAAAAAGCCCTCGCTCATAAACCGAAGCTTATCGTGGCAGGAGCAAGTGCGTATCCTCGTACAATCGACTTTAAGAAATTCCGTGAAATTGCCGATGAAGTCGGCGCTTACTTCATGGTGGATATGGCGCATATCGCGGGACTTGTTGCGGCGGGCCTTCATCCAAACCCGGTTCCTTACGCTGATTTCGTGACAACAACAACACATAAAACACTTCGCGGACCTCGCGGAGGTATGATCCTTTGCCGCGAAGAGTTTGGCAAGAAAATTGATAAATCGATCTTCCCTGGCATTCAAGGCGGCCCGCTGATGCACGTAATTGCTGCAAAAGCTGTTTCATTCGGCGAAGTATTGCAGGACGATTTCAAAACATATGCACAAAACGTCATCTCAAATGCAAAACGTTTGGCTGAAGCGTTAACGAAAGAGGGCGTTCAGCTTGTCTCAGGCGGAACAGACAACCACCTTATCCTTGTTGACCTTCGTTCTCTCGGACTGACAGGTAAGGTTGCGGAGCATGTGCTTGATGAAATTGGTATTACGTCTAACAAAAACGCGATTCCATATGATCCGGAAAAACCTTTCGTAACAAGCGGCATCCGTCTTGGTACAGCTGCTGTGACAAGCCGCGGTTTTGACGGAGACGCATTGGACGAAGTTGGGGCTATCATTGCGCTTGCATTGAAAAACCACGAAGATGAAGGGAAACTTAAAGAAGCAAGCCAGCGTGTAGCTGCTCTGACAGATAAATTCCCTCTATATAATGAATTAGATTACTAA
- a CDS encoding UPF0715 family protein: MKYNYTVLLSAFTMSVLYSVIYIHSFIIAALITMAFYFLFPYLIFALPLQFMMNKKPKRFNPLYLLYYFAAAFVANAIIFGLLQPSGQSLFQNTAFYIFAVLTAVVYWIWDSVLLQKKEA; the protein is encoded by the coding sequence ATGAAATATAATTATACAGTGCTGTTATCGGCATTTACGATGTCGGTTCTTTATTCGGTGATTTATATTCATTCATTTATTATTGCCGCTCTGATCACGATGGCATTTTATTTTCTATTTCCTTATCTGATATTCGCGCTTCCTCTTCAATTCATGATGAATAAAAAGCCGAAGCGGTTCAACCCTTTGTATTTGCTGTATTACTTTGCTGCGGCTTTTGTGGCCAACGCGATTATTTTCGGCCTGCTGCAGCCTTCAGGACAATCTCTGTTTCAAAATACAGCCTTTTACATCTTCGCTGTTCTAACAGCTGTTGTTTATTGGATATGGGATTCTGTTTTACTGCAAAAAAAGGAAGCCTAG
- the prfA gene encoding peptide chain release factor 1 encodes MLDRLQSIEERYEKLNELLSDPEVVNDPKKLREYSKEQSDIQETVDVYRQYRDASEQLTDAKAMLEEKLDAEMREMVKEEISELQKETDTLSERLKVLLIPKDPNDDKNVIMEIRGAAGGEEAALFAGNLYRMYSRYAELQGWKTEVMEASVTGTGGYKEIIFMITGSGAYSKLKYENGAHRVQRVPETESGGRIHTSTATVACLPEAEEVEVDIHEKDIRVDTFASSGPGGQSVNTTMSAVRLTHLPTGVVVSCQDEKSQIKNKEKAMKVLRARIYDKFQQEAQAEYDQTRKSAVGSGDRSERIRTYNFPQNRVTDHRIGLTIQKLDQILEGKLDEVVETLIVEDQASKLQQAEG; translated from the coding sequence GTGTTAGACCGTTTACAATCAATCGAAGAACGATATGAAAAATTAAATGAGCTTTTAAGCGATCCAGAAGTAGTCAATGATCCGAAAAAGCTAAGAGAATATTCAAAAGAGCAATCTGATATACAAGAAACAGTTGACGTCTATAGACAATACAGAGATGCGTCAGAACAGCTGACTGATGCAAAAGCGATGCTGGAAGAGAAGCTGGACGCTGAGATGCGCGAGATGGTGAAGGAAGAGATTTCTGAACTCCAGAAGGAAACGGATACACTGTCAGAGCGCCTGAAAGTGCTCCTGATCCCGAAAGATCCTAATGATGACAAAAACGTTATTATGGAGATCCGCGGAGCAGCGGGAGGCGAGGAAGCCGCTTTATTCGCGGGTAACCTGTACAGAATGTATTCCCGTTATGCTGAGCTGCAAGGCTGGAAAACAGAGGTCATGGAAGCGAGTGTAACAGGAACGGGCGGCTACAAAGAGATCATCTTTATGATTACGGGAAGCGGCGCGTATTCTAAACTCAAATATGAAAACGGCGCCCACCGCGTACAGCGTGTTCCGGAAACAGAATCAGGCGGCCGTATCCATACATCGACCGCGACCGTAGCGTGCCTTCCTGAGGCCGAAGAGGTAGAGGTTGACATTCATGAGAAGGATATCCGAGTTGATACGTTTGCTTCAAGCGGACCGGGCGGACAAAGCGTAAACACCACAATGTCTGCCGTTCGTCTGACACACTTGCCGACAGGTGTTGTTGTATCATGCCAAGATGAGAAATCTCAAATCAAAAACAAAGAAAAAGCAATGAAAGTTCTTCGTGCCAGAATCTACGATAAATTTCAGCAGGAAGCACAAGCTGAATATGATCAAACGCGAAAATCAGCAGTCGGATCAGGTGACCGTTCTGAACGTATCCGCACATACAACTTCCCGCAAAACCGTGTGACGGATCACAGAATCGGCCTGACGATTCAAAAGCTTGATCAGATTCTTGAAGGAAAACTTGATGAAGTGGTTGAAACGCTGATCGTTGAAGATCAGGCAAGCAAGCTTCAGCAAGCGGAAGGTTAA
- a CDS encoding DUF5316 family protein produces the protein MKKALAAGILLIAIESMVGTIFPQVLSYESIFGIASLVLIGLAIITSGLAVSGSDQRANYHSETREGRTVRLKMAAAFFVAAIPSILCYLLTVLFS, from the coding sequence ATGAAAAAAGCCCTTGCAGCAGGAATCTTGCTCATTGCAATCGAGAGCATGGTGGGCACCATTTTTCCGCAGGTACTTTCATATGAATCCATATTTGGCATCGCGTCTCTTGTTTTGATTGGGCTTGCAATCATCACATCGGGCTTGGCTGTAAGCGGAAGCGATCAGCGGGCGAACTACCATTCAGAAACGAGAGAAGGCCGTACAGTCCGCTTGAAAATGGCGGCTGCTTTCTTTGTTGCGGCGATACCTTCTATTCTTTGTTATCTGCTGACGGTTTTGTTTTCATGA
- a CDS encoding L-threonylcarbamoyladenylate synthase, producing the protein MKTKRWFVDVTGELSTNGPQIAQAAALLRQNEVVAFPTETVYGLGANAKDTDAVKKIYEAKGRPSDNPLIVHIADITQLDDLTGPAPGKAKTLMNRFWPGALTLILPCKPDALSPRVTAGLETVAIRMPDHPLALALIRASELPIAAPSANLSGKPSPTKAEHVAHDLDGRIAGIMDGGPTGIGVESTVLSCAGDIPVLLRPGGITKEQIEAEIGPILVDKGLSDQNQKPISPGMKYTHYAPTAPLAICEGSPERIQHLIQEHQQGGRRVGVLTTEENADVYSADYVKSCGRRAQLETVAAALYDALRSFDEAKVDFIIAESFPDTGVGHAIMNRLMKAAGGRVIR; encoded by the coding sequence ATGAAAACGAAAAGGTGGTTTGTGGATGTAACTGGCGAGTTATCCACAAATGGTCCACAAATTGCACAAGCAGCCGCTTTGCTCCGGCAAAATGAGGTCGTTGCGTTCCCGACAGAAACGGTATACGGCCTCGGCGCAAATGCGAAAGACACAGATGCTGTCAAAAAAATATATGAAGCGAAAGGGCGTCCGAGTGATAATCCCCTGATTGTCCACATTGCGGACATTACCCAGCTTGACGACTTAACGGGACCGGCGCCAGGTAAGGCGAAAACATTAATGAACCGGTTTTGGCCAGGGGCACTTACCCTTATCCTCCCCTGCAAACCTGATGCGCTCTCACCTCGTGTAACGGCAGGGCTTGAAACGGTTGCCATTAGGATGCCGGATCATCCGCTTGCTCTTGCGTTGATTCGCGCGTCGGAATTGCCGATTGCGGCACCGAGCGCCAATCTATCAGGAAAGCCAAGCCCGACAAAGGCGGAACATGTGGCTCACGACTTAGATGGCCGCATAGCTGGCATCATGGACGGAGGTCCTACCGGGATTGGGGTCGAATCGACCGTCCTTTCATGTGCGGGCGACATTCCTGTGCTTCTTCGTCCGGGGGGCATTACGAAAGAGCAAATTGAAGCGGAGATCGGACCGATCCTTGTGGATAAAGGGCTCAGTGATCAAAATCAAAAGCCGATATCTCCAGGGATGAAATATACACATTATGCCCCGACTGCACCGCTTGCCATTTGCGAAGGCAGCCCAGAGCGCATTCAGCATCTCATTCAGGAGCACCAACAGGGCGGCAGACGGGTCGGTGTCCTGACAACAGAAGAAAACGCTGACGTGTATTCGGCAGATTACGTGAAGAGCTGCGGCAGACGGGCGCAGCTTGAGACTGTTGCGGCGGCGCTGTATGATGCTTTACGCAGCTTTGATGAGGCAAAGGTAGATTTTATTATAGCGGAATCCTTTCCGGACACGGGTGTCGGGCACGCTATTATGAACAGGCTGATGAAAGCCGCGGGCGGAAGAGTGATTCGCTGA
- the atpE gene encoding F0F1 ATP synthase subunit C — protein MNLIAAAIAIGLGALGAGIGNGLIVSRTVEGIARQPEAGKELRTLMFMGIALVEALPIIAVVIAFLAFFG, from the coding sequence ATGAATTTAATAGCAGCTGCGATTGCAATTGGTTTAGGCGCACTTGGTGCAGGTATTGGTAACGGTTTGATTGTTTCACGTACGGTAGAGGGGATTGCCCGTCAGCCGGAAGCAGGTAAAGAACTTAGAACGCTTATGTTCATGGGTATCGCATTGGTTGAAGCCCTTCCTATTATCGCTGTCGTTATCGCATTCTTAGCGTTCTTTGGCTAA
- the upp gene encoding uracil phosphoribosyltransferase translates to MGKVYVFDHPLIQHKLTYIRNEETGTKDFRELVDEVATLMAFEITRDLPLEEVDINTPVQAAKSKVISGKKLGVVPILRAGLGMVDGILKLIPAAKVGHVGLYRDPETLKPVEYYVKLPSDVEEREFIVVDPMLATGGSAVEAIHSLKKRGAKNIRFMCLVAAPEGVEELQKHHSDVDIYIAALDDKLNEKGYIVPGLGDAGDRMFGTK, encoded by the coding sequence ATGGGTAAGGTTTATGTATTTGATCATCCTTTAATTCAGCACAAGCTGACATATATACGGAATGAAGAGACAGGTACGAAGGATTTTAGAGAGCTTGTAGACGAAGTGGCAACGCTTATGGCGTTTGAAATTACCCGTGATCTCCCTCTGGAAGAAGTGGATATCAACACACCGGTTCAGGCTGCGAAGTCGAAAGTCATCTCAGGGAAAAAACTCGGAGTGGTTCCTATCCTCAGAGCCGGATTGGGAATGGTTGACGGCATCTTAAAGCTTATTCCAGCGGCAAAAGTGGGGCATGTCGGCTTGTACCGTGATCCTGAAACCTTAAAACCAGTGGAATACTATGTCAAGCTTCCTTCTGACGTGGAAGAGCGTGAATTCATCGTGGTTGACCCGATGCTGGCCACAGGCGGCTCCGCGGTTGAAGCCATTCACAGCCTCAAAAAACGCGGCGCGAAAAACATTCGTTTCATGTGTCTGGTAGCGGCGCCGGAGGGTGTGGAAGAATTGCAGAAGCATCATTCGGACGTGGATATTTACATTGCGGCGCTTGATGATAAATTAAATGAAAAAGGTTATATCGTTCCTGGTCTCGGAGATGCGGGAGACCGTATGTTTGGAACAAAATAA
- a CDS encoding GNAT family N-acetyltransferase, whose translation MFYQLRVAREKDGDVLEEFLKQAKANHEGVKEGFTQFLMLEDSEKNIAGCLGIEKISCDQGLLRSLVISDKLHQGHIVTLFQSMELLCEKHQIKTVYLIANQHSSADFLTAMGFEQAESVPEELFSSGHFCESRKTEGAVLMKKASG comes from the coding sequence ATGTTTTATCAACTGCGGGTGGCAAGGGAAAAAGACGGGGACGTGCTCGAGGAATTTTTAAAACAGGCGAAAGCCAACCATGAAGGCGTGAAAGAAGGCTTCACCCAGTTTCTGATGCTTGAGGATAGCGAGAAGAACATTGCCGGCTGTCTCGGAATTGAAAAAATAAGCTGTGATCAAGGGCTGCTGCGATCACTTGTGATATCGGACAAGCTTCACCAAGGCCATATTGTGACCCTCTTTCAGAGCATGGAGCTTCTGTGCGAAAAGCACCAGATCAAAACAGTATATTTAATTGCGAATCAGCATTCCTCTGCTGATTTCCTTACGGCCATGGGGTTTGAACAAGCTGAGAGTGTACCTGAAGAGCTGTTTTCTTCTGGGCATTTCTGTGAGTCGCGAAAAACAGAAGGGGCCGTCTTGATGAAAAAAGCGTCTGGATAA
- a CDS encoding low molecular weight protein arginine phosphatase has translation MNIIFVCTGNTCRSPMAEALFKSIAETEGLNVSVRSAGVFASPNGRATPHAVEALFEKHIALNHVSSPLTEEHMESADLVLAMTQQHKQIIANQFGRYRDKVFTLKEYVKDSHEDVIDPFGGSIDIYKQTRDELEELLRQLAKQLKKDGR, from the coding sequence ATGAACATTATTTTTGTCTGTACTGGAAATACGTGCCGCAGCCCCATGGCTGAGGCGCTTTTTAAGTCAATTGCAGAAACGGAAGGGCTGAATGTCAGTGTCCGCTCGGCTGGCGTGTTTGCTTCGCCTAATGGAAGAGCGACGCCTCATGCAGTCGAAGCGTTGTTTGAAAAACACATTGCCCTTAACCATGTGTCTTCTCCATTAACTGAAGAACATATGGAATCGGCTGATTTGGTTCTGGCTATGACCCAGCAGCACAAACAGATCATTGCCAATCAATTCGGACGTTATCGTGATAAAGTGTTCACGCTAAAAGAATATGTCAAAGACAGCCATGAGGATGTCATCGATCCGTTCGGCGGCTCAATTGATATCTATAAACAAACGAGAGATGAGCTTGAAGAGCTTCTTCGTCAGCTGGCAAAACAGCTGAAAAAAGACGGCAGGTAG
- the prmC gene encoding peptide chain release factor N(5)-glutamine methyltransferase: MKTIFEALKWASSYLTEAGREENAAELLLLYDTGMDRSKLLASLQEPIGEDELYRFRRHVEMHKEGVPVQYIIGKEFFYGREFMVNDDVLIPRPETEEVVYHLLQKYRHVFSEDGWLDVVDVGTGSGAIAVTLALENENFSVSAVDISKEALQVASANAEKLGADVRFYQGDLLEPLITAGKKADMIVSNPPYISEEEMADLSEIVRFHEPLHALTDGGDGLKFYKRFMEDIPLVMKDKVFVVFEIGWQQGAAVKELILKTFKDAEVEVLKDINGKDRTICAVIHKNK, from the coding sequence ATGAAGACGATATTTGAAGCCCTGAAATGGGCTTCTTCTTATTTAACCGAAGCGGGAAGAGAAGAAAACGCTGCTGAGCTTCTTTTGCTTTATGATACCGGAATGGACAGAAGCAAGCTGCTCGCCAGCTTACAGGAACCGATTGGCGAAGATGAGCTGTATCGCTTTCGGCGTCACGTTGAGATGCATAAAGAGGGCGTGCCGGTTCAGTACATTATCGGAAAAGAGTTTTTTTACGGACGGGAGTTTATGGTAAATGATGATGTGCTGATCCCGCGGCCGGAAACAGAAGAGGTTGTCTATCATCTGCTGCAAAAGTATCGACATGTCTTTTCGGAAGACGGCTGGCTTGATGTTGTTGACGTCGGTACAGGGAGCGGCGCGATAGCCGTCACGCTTGCGCTTGAAAACGAAAATTTTTCTGTGTCGGCGGTCGATATTTCAAAAGAGGCGCTTCAGGTCGCTTCTGCCAATGCGGAAAAGCTCGGAGCTGATGTGCGCTTTTACCAGGGCGATCTGCTTGAGCCTTTGATTACGGCAGGAAAAAAAGCGGATATGATCGTCTCGAATCCTCCTTATATTTCAGAAGAAGAAATGGCTGATCTATCAGAGATTGTCCGTTTTCATGAGCCGTTGCACGCTCTCACCGATGGCGGAGACGGGCTCAAATTTTATAAGCGGTTTATGGAAGACATCCCGCTTGTCATGAAAGATAAAGTGTTTGTCGTTTTTGAAATCGGATGGCAACAGGGGGCGGCGGTCAAAGAGCTGATTCTCAAGACGTTTAAGGATGCGGAAGTGGAAGTGCTGAAAGATATTAATGGAAAAGACAGAACCATATGCGCTGTGATTCATAAAAATAAGTAA
- a CDS encoding TIGR01440 family protein, with the protein MNEIKLKWSTMLSEFQEQAGLKQDQLFVLGCSTSEVAGSRIGTSGSEDIAESIYSGLAELKRKTGIHLAFQCCEHLNRALVVEEETAQLFRLPAVSAVPVPKAGGAMAAYAFKQMRSPVLVENIQADAGIDVGDTFIGMHLKPVAVPVRVSQNSLGEAHVTLARTRPKLIGGVRAVYECE; encoded by the coding sequence ATGAATGAGATCAAGCTAAAATGGAGTACGATGCTGTCTGAGTTTCAGGAACAAGCGGGATTGAAACAGGATCAGCTCTTTGTCCTTGGATGCAGCACGAGCGAAGTGGCCGGCAGCCGGATCGGCACATCGGGAAGCGAAGACATCGCGGAAAGCATCTACAGCGGACTTGCCGAGCTCAAGAGAAAAACAGGCATCCATCTCGCATTTCAGTGCTGCGAGCATTTGAACAGAGCGCTTGTAGTAGAGGAGGAAACGGCTCAGCTGTTCAGGCTGCCGGCCGTTTCGGCCGTACCTGTTCCAAAAGCGGGTGGGGCGATGGCTGCTTATGCATTTAAGCAGATGAGGTCTCCTGTTCTTGTTGAAAACATACAGGCTGACGCGGGAATAGACGTAGGCGATACGTTTATCGGCATGCATCTGAAGCCGGTAGCTGTCCCTGTGCGTGTTTCTCAAAACAGTCTGGGTGAAGCCCATGTGACATTAGCGCGTACGCGGCCGAAGCTGATTGGCGGAGTACGCGCGGTTTATGAGTGCGAATGA
- the atpB gene encoding F0F1 ATP synthase subunit A: protein MNHEYRTIEFLGLTFNLTNILMITVASVIVLLIAILTTRTLSIRPGKAQNFMEWVVDFVRNIIGSTMDLKTGANFLALGVTLLMYIFVSNMLGLPFSITIGHELWWKSPTADPAITLTLAVMVVALTHYYGVKMKGLKEYSKDYLRPVPFMLPMKIIEEFANTLTLGLRLYGNIFAGEILLGLLAGLATSHYSQSVALGLVGTIGAILPMLAWQAFSLFIGAIQAFIFTMLTMVYMSHKISHDH from the coding sequence TTGAATCATGAATACAGAACTATCGAATTTCTAGGTCTTACTTTTAATCTGACAAACATTCTGATGATTACTGTGGCGAGTGTGATTGTTTTATTGATTGCGATATTAACGACAAGAACGCTTTCGATCCGTCCCGGAAAAGCCCAGAATTTTATGGAATGGGTTGTTGATTTCGTCCGCAATATTATCGGCAGTACAATGGATTTGAAAACAGGGGCGAACTTCTTGGCACTTGGTGTCACATTGCTGATGTACATATTTGTGTCGAATATGCTGGGGCTGCCGTTCTCTATTACAATCGGACATGAGCTCTGGTGGAAATCTCCGACAGCCGACCCTGCCATTACATTAACGCTAGCCGTGATGGTTGTCGCTTTAACCCACTACTATGGTGTGAAGATGAAAGGGCTCAAGGAGTATTCCAAAGACTATTTAAGGCCTGTTCCATTCATGCTCCCGATGAAAATCATCGAAGAGTTTGCCAATACGCTGACTCTCGGGTTGCGGCTTTATGGTAACATCTTCGCCGGTGAGATTCTTCTCGGCCTGCTTGCGGGTTTAGCGACAAGCCATTATTCGCAAAGCGTGGCTCTCGGTCTTGTCGGTACAATCGGCGCCATTCTGCCGATGCTGGCATGGCAAGCATTCAGTTTATTTATAGGCGCCATCCAAGCGTTTATCTTTACAATGCTCACGATGGTGTACATGTCTCATAAAATCAGTCATGATCACTAA
- a CDS encoding manganese efflux pump MntP family protein: MSDMFIGELVTLSIMAFALGMDAFSVGLGMGMVKLRKKQIFYIGLIIGLFHVIMPLGGMAAGNMLSGLLGVLAVYIGGSLLFVLGVQMLMASFKQSEERFMSPAGPGLLLFAVGVSLDSFSVGLSLGIYGSHPLLTITLFGLFSMILTWLGLLIGKQVQSWLGAYSEALGGIILIAFGLKLLLPI, from the coding sequence ATGTCGGATATGTTTATAGGCGAACTGGTTACATTAAGCATCATGGCGTTTGCGTTAGGGATGGATGCTTTTTCTGTCGGCCTCGGAATGGGCATGGTCAAACTCAGAAAAAAGCAGATATTCTATATTGGTTTGATCATCGGCCTCTTTCATGTCATCATGCCTCTCGGAGGGATGGCGGCCGGTAACATGCTGTCAGGGCTCCTCGGCGTGTTAGCGGTTTATATCGGGGGTTCGCTGCTTTTTGTTCTTGGTGTTCAGATGCTGATGGCTTCATTTAAACAGTCGGAAGAACGATTCATGTCTCCGGCAGGGCCGGGCTTATTGCTGTTTGCCGTCGGCGTCAGCCTTGACAGCTTCTCCGTCGGCTTGAGCTTGGGGATATACGGCTCACATCCGCTTCTCACCATTACCCTGTTCGGGCTGTTTAGCATGATATTGACATGGCTGGGCCTGCTGATCGGAAAACAAGTACAGTCATGGCTTGGCGCATACAGCGAAGCGCTTGGGGGCATCATCTTAATCGCATTCGGCCTAAAGCTGCTTCTGCCAATTTAA
- the spoIIR gene encoding stage II sporulation protein R, translating into MKKTVIICIYIFLLLSGALVGLAKEETAQLSENQPVVIPDEAIRLRILANSDRDQDQQLKRHIRDAVNKEITTWVEDIASIEEARRVIRSKLPEIKEIAKETMENEGANQSISVDFDKISFPTKLYGNMVYPAGEYEAILITLGNGDGANWWCVLFPPLCFLDFSNGEAVKEQEDQEASKKQTEKVLEDVTAKAEKAKKEEKEEKEDGGTEVKFFLVEWISDLFS; encoded by the coding sequence ATGAAAAAAACAGTTATCATTTGCATATATATCTTTCTTTTATTATCTGGAGCACTTGTAGGGCTGGCGAAAGAAGAGACGGCACAGCTATCAGAAAATCAGCCGGTGGTCATACCGGATGAGGCGATTCGTTTGAGAATATTGGCAAACAGCGATAGGGATCAAGACCAGCAATTAAAACGGCATATCAGAGACGCGGTCAATAAAGAAATCACAACCTGGGTAGAGGATATTGCTTCTATAGAAGAGGCGCGGCGTGTGATTCGCTCAAAGCTTCCTGAAATCAAAGAAATTGCAAAGGAAACAATGGAGAACGAAGGGGCGAACCAGTCCATATCTGTTGATTTTGACAAAATCTCTTTTCCGACAAAGCTTTACGGCAACATGGTATATCCCGCTGGTGAGTATGAAGCGATCCTGATTACGCTTGGAAACGGTGACGGCGCCAACTGGTGGTGTGTGCTGTTCCCGCCGCTCTGCTTTCTTGATTTTTCGAATGGGGAAGCTGTGAAAGAACAAGAAGATCAAGAAGCCTCGAAAAAACAGACTGAAAAAGTGCTTGAGGACGTAACCGCCAAAGCGGAAAAAGCCAAAAAAGAAGAGAAAGAAGAGAAGGAAGACGGCGGCACAGAAGTGAAATTCTTCTTAGTCGAATGGATTTCCGACCTTTTTTCCTAA